The Paenibacillus sp. FSL R7-0345 DNA segment GTGGTTTCCCGGCTGTAGCGGTCGTTCCACCACCATTTTGCGTTATAGCGAGTTCGCACTTACGTAAGTTAACTTAATTCCAGAATTTTTATATACATGATCAAAGATAAACTTTACTCTTCGCATGTGAAAGTCTAATGATACAACTATCGCAGAAGTGAAACCTTGCTGTTGCATGATAGGTAACGTAAGTTCAGCGTTCTGGTAGGTGCTGAGGGCTTCGTTTTCGGTAAGAATGGCATCTTGGGGGATACGTAGAGAAAGCGCAGCCCCCCCCCGATGAGTCGAAAGGGCACAACCGGATTGAATCCTTCCAACGTCGTCATTACTTTACACGAAATCGAAACCACTATAAATCCGGCATTCTCATTGAATGTAACCGTCATCGGATGTTGGATGGATAGTCAAGCGCTGATTTTGAGATTGAACCGAAATTTCTTCACATAATCTTTTTCCTTCTAGAAATTACTTTTGCTGGTATCCCCCCCACACTAACGTCGTCGGGTACATCTGCATTTACTACAGCATTTGCTCCTATTTTAACATTATCACCAATTATAATTCCTCCGAATATCTTAGCTCCAGGTGATATGTACACGTTATTCCCAATACGAGGACACCCATTCTTGCCCTCTCCAATATTAGTAGCTGAATGAATTCTACAATTCTTACCAACACTAGATTTTCCATTTACAACGATACTCCCGTAATGGGCAATACTTAGGCCTGGTCCAAAAACATTTAAAGGAATAGTTAATCCTAATTTGACTGATACCTTGAGAAATCTAAACTGTAAAAATAAAAAAGCTATTCTTCCAAAAAAATCCTTTCGACAATTTTTATAATATTCACATTTTCTTAGAAGACGTTGAAAATAAAGATTGGGAATAGTATATTTATATTTAAATTTCCACTTTTTTATATTATGGGATTTCATATCTTCTTTTAAATAATAATAATATTCCTCCTTGCTACTAATCATTTTAGTCTCTCCTTTAAAGTTAATTTCTCCATTACTCCATAATTGATCTCCACTCAATAATACAGCTACTCATAACCGTTTGGGTTTAATTTTTGCCACTTCCAAGAATCCGCACACATATCCAATAATGTTTTTTTAGCCTCCCACCCCAATTCATCACGAGCTTTATTAACATCTGCAATAGATACTGCAACATCTCCTGCTCTTCGTTCAACAAATTTGTATTTTATATTAATCTTAACTACATTTTCAAAAGTTTTTATAACATCTAAAACACTATACCCTTTTCCTACTCCTAAATTATATATACTCAGGCCAAAATTATTAGATAATTTTTGTAATGCCTTCAAATGACCCTTGGCTAAATCAACAACATGAATATAGTCTCGAATACCAGTACCATCATGAGTATCGTAGTCATTACCAAATACTTTAATTCCCTCCAATCTTCCCATTGCAACTTGTGTTAGGAATGGCATTAAATTATTTGGCAATCCTGTTGGATCTTCACCAATTAGTCCACTTTCGTGGGCACCTATAGGATTGAAGTATCTCAGGATAATGACACTCCAATCAGGTTCCGATATACACAGGTCAGTTAGAATTTGTTCAATCATGAGTTTTGTTGTACCATATGGAGATGTAGTTTTTAGCGAAGAATTTTCCTTGAAAGGTATATTGTTTCCGGTACCATAGACTGTAGCAGAAGAACTAAACACTATTTTCTTCACATCATTTTTCTTCATAGTTTCTAGTAATTCTAAAGTTCCTGCAATATTATTTTTATAATATTTAAGAGAATCTGACACTGATTCTCCAACCGCTTTAAAACCCGCAAAGTGAATTACAGCATCGATATGATTTTCTTTAAAAACCCCGTCAAGTTTAGAACTATCTAACAAATCTATCTGATAAAATTTCAATTTACAACCTGATATATCTTTAATTCTATTAATTACTTCTGGCTTACTATTACTAAAGTTATCGATAATAATGATATCTAAATCATTGTTTAGGAATTCAATTATTGTGTGACTTCCAATGTAACCGGCTCCGCCTGTTATTAATACACTTGCCATTTTTCTGCTCCTTCTCTACTTTATAATTTATAGCTTTTGTTAAAAGAACAGATATTTTTAGTATCCAATATTAGCTTTCCTTCAATTAAATCCATGTTTTCTTTAATATGTGTATGAGAAACCATTATAACAAGGACTTCTATTTCATTTAAAAAATCTTCAAAATTCATAAATTGATGATCGACAACCCTTGATTTCACCATTGGATCAAAAACTTTAATTCCATAAGCAAGATGTTCTGCCATATTTTCTAATAATTGAAGTGTTGGACTTTCCCTAGTATCTTCGACATCCTCTTTATATGTTAGCCCATATAAACCAACTTTTGAAATATCTTTAATATTGTGCTCTCTCATGATGTCCCTAATTCTTCCTAGAACATGTTTTGGCATAGAGTCATTTATTTTTCTTGCAGCTAATATCAAATTTGTCAAATCAGGATAATCGCCCACTAAAAACCATGGGTCAACTGATATGCAATGACCTCCGACTCCCGGACCTGGTTGTAAGATATTCACTCTAGGATGCATGTTCGCAATTCGTATTATTTCATATACGTCCATTTTATCTGTACGACATATTTTAGTTAACTCGTTTGCGAATGCAATGTTAATGTCTCTAAATGTATTTTCAACAACCTTTGTCATTTCAGCAGTTCTAATATCAGTAATAATAATCTCCGCATCACAGAAAGAACTATAAATCTGTTTCACTCTCTCCCCAATAGACTTAGTATCAGCTCCAATAGTACGAGAATTAAACTTAAGTTCATGTATCATATTCCCAGGAATGATTCTCTCTGGTGCATGTACTAAGTGAATATCTTTCCCAGTTTCTAATCCAAACGCTTGAATCAGTGGTCTAACATGCTTATCAATTGTGCCAGGTGAGATTGTAGACTCAATTACAATTATCGCTCCATCAAAACAAACCTCCAAAATTCTATTTACTGCAGATATAACATAGTTTGCATCTATTTTCTTACTCGCTTTATCATATGGAGTCGGAACAGCAACAATATAGATATCAGTACTAATATATTCTGTAGTAAACAATACTCCGTTTTCATTTGCTTTAATAAATAATTTATCTAGCCCATCTTCCTCAAATGTAGTCATCCCTGAATTAAGGGTATCAACTAATTCACGATCATAATCTGTCCCAGTCACACTCACTCCATTTGCTGCCAAAATCAATGCTGTAGGCAAACCAATATAACCCAAACCAATAATATTAATCATAAATGTTCCTCCTAAATTTTTAACCTGCTATGCTTGTTGTTTTTTCGATACAGATCATATTTCTCTTTAAGCTTAATCCTTATAAATTCAAATAATAAAGCAACAATAAAAGTAATTACTACCACTAGAAAGATTATAATGACTGATGGCAGATATTCTGGATAATATAAAAAATTCTCATCAGATAATATAACTTTATAAACTATTGATAGAATAACACTATGAAAAACATACATTCCAAAAGTCATTTTCCCTATAACGTTAACAATAGTATTTTTAATTTTTAAAGATGAGAAAAAATAAAACAAATAAATTGATGACATTAAAACAAATACATTATTATATTTAAATATAGCTTCGTATAGATTATAAGTTCTAGTAATCTCAGAACGATTTAATAAACTACTTAATATATTTATAGGAGTAAAATTAAATGAGTATGCTAAACTAAAACTTGCTATGAATAAAGAACAAATTATATATTTAATAAAAGCATATTTAATTACGACCTTGTTTTTCCTAAAATATGCTCCAATTAAATATAATGGTATAAAGATAAAAAAATTATAAAATCCAAGTTCAGTAAATGATGGACCACTGTAGAAATATGTGACTTTCAGTCCAAAAAAGTCAGATATAGAAGATATAAGTACAATTGGCAAAAGGCAAATAAATATTAGATTCAATAGTTTTTTACTTTCCAAATTTCTAATTATTAGGTTTAAATATGGAGTAGCCAGAAGTAATAATATATATGATGCTATGTACCACAAGTGAAAAAAAACCCCTCCAAGCGTTGGGATATATAGTAGTGATAAGAGGAGTGATTTGATTAATCCGTAACCATTTTCATTCAAACTAATTATTGAGTAAAAAAATAAAACAGGCAGAAAAAATAGAATTGGTTGCAACAATTTATTCGTACTTTTTTTAATGTTAATTACTTTATCGCATAAAAAATACCCTGAGATAATAATAAAAATGTTAACTGCTGGTCTAGCGAAAGAATATATCAAATAAGTAACACCAAGATTAATATTACTTATTTCTCCAAGTTTAATTTTTCCTAATGGAGTGGCATGAATTAAAATCACAAGAAAAACCAAGAAAATCCTAAGTAATTCTATACTAGAGTTTTTTTCATTAATATTATTCATCCCCTTCCTCTTATCAAATTTATTTTGATCGAGTCCAATTTAACAAGTATATAGTGCTAATTGCAGAATTCAATATTATCACCGTTAATGTCGCAACTGCCGCACCTGTTATCCCATAGTTTTTAATCATATATATATCTAAAATAATGTTGATACCTCCCATTACTAGGCTTAGATAAAAATTAAAATTCACTTTTCTAATCATAACTATTATATTACCTGTAATAATTCTAAAGGTACCCGAAAAAAAATAACCTATTGCTAATAATCTAAATGCCAATAAGGAATCAGAATATTGCTCACCAAATATTGTATATATAATAAAAGGAGCACAGATAAACAAAAAACCAGATACAACCACATTGAATAGCCCTAAATACTTTAAAATATCACAGTAATTCTTCCTAATCCATTTTTTATCTTGATTACGACTAGCAAAATAGGGGTATATGTAAACAGCTATAGAATACGGTATAAAGTTCAAGGCAAATGGAATTAAAGTTGCAGTTTTATAAGTGGCAATAAGATTAGTATCTCCGATAAACACACCTATCAAAAACACATCAATAATATATAGTAGTTGCGATATGCCATTATTAAAGGTAGCTATTAAAGAAAATTTCAAAAACCTTGTTTTTTCAATTTTCTTTAAATTATATTTACTATTTTTTAGTTTTGATATAACCTTAGATAATTTCAACCCCATTAAGATTGTAATAGAATACGCAAAATAATTAAAACAGACTATTCCGTATACCTTTAAAATATAGGCTCCTAAAATTGTAAAACTAAATACCAATATAGTATTGGTTGTATTTAAAATCGCAAATGCTTTATTATTTGCATTTGCCCTATGGTATATTTGAATTGATTCAAGAATAAACGCAGCCATAGGTATGCCTGACATTAACAATAGGAGTACATTAGCATTTTTAATAGAAGGCTCAAATAAGAAAGAATATAATACTATTGCTACAGTTAAAATAATATTAAAAACAATTCCAATCCATGTTCCGAAACGGAAATACGCATCACCTACTTCTGGCTTATCTTTAAAATTTTCACTACCGAATTGCATCATGCCTGTATTAGTGCCCATTCCATTTACAAGCAAAAACATTGACATAATATTTAAAGCATAGCTATATAAACCATATTCGCTTTTACTCAGTAATCTCACAAGGATAATTCCACTAGAAAACGAAATGATTTTATTTAGAACATTTGAACCAAATACTAAAAAAAAACCAGATGTTTTTAATTTTTTTATAATAATATTCATTGTATTCATTATACTCCAATGCTATAAATTACATATTGTATTATAGAATTCATAATATTTTTTCTCCGCATTGCATTCACTTTCCCAAAACTGTCTTGTGCTAATTCTTAACTCTTCATACTCTTGTTCACTTAAATTATTTAAAAACTTAATCTTTGTTGCTAAACTCTCAGAGCTAAAATCCTTATCAATTAAATAACCAGTGACTCCAGTTATTACAATTTCTTTTGTCCCACCCACATTAGTAGCAATAGCAGGAATACCAAAAGATAACGCCTCCATAATTGAAACTGGAACTCCCTCCATTTCACTTACATTAAGAAATAAATTGTAATCATTATTTTTGTAATCTTTGATGATTTCGGAATTTGGCTTAGCACCTTCAAATGAAAAGCTTATATTATGTTTTAAAGAAAGTTTTTCATTAGAAAGTGCCCTTAAACCTTCAAGTAAAATACCATCCCCATAATGTTTCCAAATGATTTCAAATTCATCTATTAGATTAAGTGCTTCAATTATTTTGTGTACACGTTTAACCTCCACTAAGTTTGAACAAGATATAATTTTTAATGGCAGTCTGCTTAGCCTATTTTGATTAAAACCATTGTCTATAGTTCCCAATCTAGAATAAGCCACATTCATTGAAAAATCATTGTACTTCTGATCAATATATTTCTTACCATCCTCAGAAATCGCAAATATCGCATCTTCATTTTCTAATATATACTTTCTTAAAGGTATATAATTAGAGTCATGTCTAAATTCATATAAATCATATCCATGACATCTAGTAATAGCCTTGCTACCTGGAAAACTTTCCTTTAACTTCAGGGCTATATAAGCATGAATATGCATCCAATAGGAATAAAATATAATTGATTCGCTGCTATACTTTTTATTAAGAACCTTCTTTATTTCGCTGACTTTAATATCTCCTGTTACTACAAAGCTTAATAGTTCTTTTAGCTTAGTAATTGTAAAGCTACCCTTTTTAATCATTAATAATATTTCTTTTATTAATGTTAGATTAAACATACCTTTTAAACATTTATATACTAACTTTAAAGCAGATAATGTACGAATTGAATCTTCTAATCGGATAACATTAATATTAACATTATGAAATATAGAGTTTCTTAATACGGGAGGAATATCATCATGACATGGAATAATTACGACTTCTGAAAATTTATTAAATATTACTTGTTCACTTTCTATGAATGCTTCCTTATTACCATATGGGAACTCACTAGTCAACATTATTAAGACCTTTTCATCTTCCATGTTCACACTCCTCTACTATTAAATTATCAGCCATTATATAGTTAAGATTCATCTAATAAATTGAACTTTTCTTTTTAAAGAAAACAAACTAACTAAATATACCAATGCTATAATTGTAATATTCGATAAACTAAGAGCTTCAGTTATAAAAGCAAAGGCTGTAAATCTCGGAGTATACAAAAACCATCTAAGCATACTTAAAGCCAGTGCAAATAGAATGACTTTATTTTTATTAATATTTGATATGCAAGCAGATATAATACCGTAAAAAACGCTTATAATGATGACTCCAAAATAATTAAAATCAGTGTAAACCTCAGCCAAAAAACTGCTCCCCATACCTACGCCTTGTAAATAATTATAAGGTGTCACATAGTAGCTTATTGTTGCAGCAAAATTATTTGATTGCTGGGCTAACTCAATAGTATTATCTTTAAATGTTTGAAAGTTGAAAAAGAACTCAGAAAAAAGATTATTCTTCAAGTAATCTGTAATAGCAAACAAGCTGTAGTATCTCTCTTTTGAAAAAATAAAATCAACAGAATCAGCATAACCAATTAATTTAACACTTCCACCCGTTTGTTCAAAAAAACCAAAAAAAGCATCAAAAAAAGAACTAAAAGTATTTTCAGTTCCAGATCTTATGGACTGATATATTGCAAAATAAGACATAAGAAATGGCAATCCTATAACCGTGAGTAGAAATTCTTTTTTTCCAAACCAAATTTCTCCGTTAAGATTATTCCTCATTAGCGAATATATAATTATAATTAATAAAACTAAAGCTAAATGATTTCTTTGCCCATAACCTATGGCCAGTACACCATAAAATATATATAGGAGCAAAGGTATCCTAGATTCTTTTTTAGTAGGCAGCGTTGCAAGAAAAAGAAATAAACAAATTTCAGTCATATTCCCAGCCCTTCGGATTATAGAAGGAATTTGAGACTGAAAATCTGTATAGTAAGATAAATAACCCATTTTTTGCACAAAAATTACCTTTTCAATAATAGAAAAAATAAAAGGAGCATATAATAAATAATATAGGTTTCGACTAATTGAACGAATATTTCCCTTCAAAAGCACATGGAATTTATCTGAAACACCAAAATTATCAACCTTTTTTAAGAGACTTTTTTTAAAAACAACATTTTCAATTACGTATTGTCCTAAAAATACAAATAACAAAGATAGATATATTGTGAAAACTATATGATAATTTACTTGTATCGAGAATTCTGAATTTAATGCTTCTCCTCTAAAGTAGTTAGGCACCAGTCCTCCTATTAGAAAAATATACATTGTACATTGAAACCCTAAAAATACATTTCTCATTCTTAGGTTTTCTAAAGAAAAAACAATATTATGAATTAATAGTAGAAGAATAGACATGAATAGTATCTTATAAGAATTTAAATAAACACCAAATAAAGCGGTGATTAATGAAATTAAAAATAATAACAATCTCGCTAAAATCAATATTTCTTCCTTCCTTCTACTCAAATATTTTTTTCATTTGGATTATCCAATCATAATTTTCTTTTGCAAATTGGTACATTTCACTTTGATAGTCGGGTATATTCTGAATTCGAGCCCAAAATGCATTCACATCTCTAATATTAAGGGGGGCT contains these protein-coding regions:
- a CDS encoding serine acetyltransferase; protein product: MISSKEEYYYYLKEDMKSHNIKKWKFKYKYTIPNLYFQRLLRKCEYYKNCRKDFFGRIAFLFLQFRFLKVSVKLGLTIPLNVFGPGLSIAHYGSIVVNGKSSVGKNCRIHSATNIGEGKNGCPRIGNNVYISPGAKIFGGIIIGDNVKIGANAVVNADVPDDVSVGGIPAKVISRRKKIM
- the galE gene encoding UDP-glucose 4-epimerase GalE, yielding MASVLITGGAGYIGSHTIIEFLNNDLDIIIIDNFSNSKPEVINRIKDISGCKLKFYQIDLLDSSKLDGVFKENHIDAVIHFAGFKAVGESVSDSLKYYKNNIAGTLELLETMKKNDVKKIVFSSSATVYGTGNNIPFKENSSLKTTSPYGTTKLMIEQILTDLCISEPDWSVIILRYFNPIGAHESGLIGEDPTGLPNNLMPFLTQVAMGRLEGIKVFGNDYDTHDGTGIRDYIHVVDLAKGHLKALQKLSNNFGLSIYNLGVGKGYSVLDVIKTFENVVKINIKYKFVERRAGDVAVSIADVNKARDELGWEAKKTLLDMCADSWKWQKLNPNGYE
- a CDS encoding nucleotide sugar dehydrogenase yields the protein MINIIGLGYIGLPTALILAANGVSVTGTDYDRELVDTLNSGMTTFEEDGLDKLFIKANENGVLFTTEYISTDIYIVAVPTPYDKASKKIDANYVISAVNRILEVCFDGAIIVIESTISPGTIDKHVRPLIQAFGLETGKDIHLVHAPERIIPGNMIHELKFNSRTIGADTKSIGERVKQIYSSFCDAEIIITDIRTAEMTKVVENTFRDINIAFANELTKICRTDKMDVYEIIRIANMHPRVNILQPGPGVGGHCISVDPWFLVGDYPDLTNLILAARKINDSMPKHVLGRIRDIMREHNIKDISKVGLYGLTYKEDVEDTRESPTLQLLENMAEHLAYGIKVFDPMVKSRVVDHQFMNFEDFLNEIEVLVIMVSHTHIKENMDLIEGKLILDTKNICSFNKSYKL
- a CDS encoding acyltransferase, coding for MNNINEKNSSIELLRIFLVFLVILIHATPLGKIKLGEISNINLGVTYLIYSFARPAVNIFIIISGYFLCDKVINIKKSTNKLLQPILFFLPVLFFYSIISLNENGYGLIKSLLLSLLYIPTLGGVFFHLWYIASYILLLLATPYLNLIIRNLESKKLLNLIFICLLPIVLISSISDFFGLKVTYFYSGPSFTELGFYNFFIFIPLYLIGAYFRKNKVVIKYAFIKYIICSLFIASFSLAYSFNFTPINILSSLLNRSEITRTYNLYEAIFKYNNVFVLMSSIYLFYFFSSLKIKNTIVNVIGKMTFGMYVFHSVILSIVYKVILSDENFLYYPEYLPSVIIIFLVVVITFIVALLFEFIRIKLKEKYDLYRKNNKHSRLKI
- a CDS encoding oligosaccharide flippase family protein, which produces MNIIIKKLKTSGFFLVFGSNVLNKIISFSSGIILVRLLSKSEYGLYSYALNIMSMFLLVNGMGTNTGMMQFGSENFKDKPEVGDAYFRFGTWIGIVFNIILTVAIVLYSFLFEPSIKNANVLLLLMSGIPMAAFILESIQIYHRANANNKAFAILNTTNTILVFSFTILGAYILKVYGIVCFNYFAYSITILMGLKLSKVISKLKNSKYNLKKIEKTRFLKFSLIATFNNGISQLLYIIDVFLIGVFIGDTNLIATYKTATLIPFALNFIPYSIAVYIYPYFASRNQDKKWIRKNYCDILKYLGLFNVVVSGFLFICAPFIIYTIFGEQYSDSLLAFRLLAIGYFFSGTFRIITGNIIVMIRKVNFNFYLSLVMGGINIILDIYMIKNYGITGAAVATLTVIILNSAISTIYLLNWTRSK
- a CDS encoding glycosyltransferase: MEDEKVLIMLTSEFPYGNKEAFIESEQVIFNKFSEVVIIPCHDDIPPVLRNSIFHNVNINVIRLEDSIRTLSALKLVYKCLKGMFNLTLIKEILLMIKKGSFTITKLKELLSFVVTGDIKVSEIKKVLNKKYSSESIIFYSYWMHIHAYIALKLKESFPGSKAITRCHGYDLYEFRHDSNYIPLRKYILENEDAIFAISEDGKKYIDQKYNDFSMNVAYSRLGTIDNGFNQNRLSRLPLKIISCSNLVEVKRVHKIIEALNLIDEFEIIWKHYGDGILLEGLRALSNEKLSLKHNISFSFEGAKPNSEIIKDYKNNDYNLFLNVSEMEGVPVSIMEALSFGIPAIATNVGGTKEIVITGVTGYLIDKDFSSESLATKIKFLNNLSEQEYEELRISTRQFWESECNAEKKYYEFYNTICNL
- a CDS encoding O-antigen polysaccharide polymerase Wzy family protein, with the protein product MILARLLLFLISLITALFGVYLNSYKILFMSILLLLIHNIVFSLENLRMRNVFLGFQCTMYIFLIGGLVPNYFRGEALNSEFSIQVNYHIVFTIYLSLLFVFLGQYVIENVVFKKSLLKKVDNFGVSDKFHVLLKGNIRSISRNLYYLLYAPFIFSIIEKVIFVQKMGYLSYYTDFQSQIPSIIRRAGNMTEICLFLFLATLPTKKESRIPLLLYIFYGVLAIGYGQRNHLALVLLIIIIYSLMRNNLNGEIWFGKKEFLLTVIGLPFLMSYFAIYQSIRSGTENTFSSFFDAFFGFFEQTGGSVKLIGYADSVDFIFSKERYYSLFAITDYLKNNLFSEFFFNFQTFKDNTIELAQQSNNFAATISYYVTPYNYLQGVGMGSSFLAEVYTDFNYFGVIIISVFYGIISACISNINKNKVILFALALSMLRWFLYTPRFTAFAFITEALSLSNITIIALVYLVSLFSLKRKVQFIR